In a genomic window of Equus caballus isolate H_3958 breed thoroughbred chromosome 9, TB-T2T, whole genome shotgun sequence:
- the RBM12B gene encoding RNA-binding protein 12B isoform X1, with the protein MAVVIRLLGLPFIAGPVDIRHFFTGLTIPDGGVHIIGGEIGEAFIIFATDEDARRAISRSGGFIKDSSVELFLSSKAEMQKTIEMKRTDRIGRERPGSGASGVGSFSDFVEAIKEEASNSGYGSPINQGAGFHTNGTGHGDLRPRKTRPLKAENPYLFLRGLPYLVNEDDVRVFFSGLCVDGVIFLKHHDGRNNGDAIVKFASCIDASGGLKCHRSFMGSRFIEVMQGSEQQWIEFGGKAVKESDVPMRTEKHSPPRGINDRHFRKRSHSKSPRRTRSRSPLGFYVHLKNLSLSINKRDLRNFFRDTDLTNEQIRFLYKDERRTRYAFVMFKTLKDYNTALGLHKTVLQYRPVHIDPVSRKQMLKFIECYEKKRPVSIEKDRLGHVSQKYSQGGYSGQKLCIYIRNFPFDVTKVEVQKFFADFSLAEDDIYLLYDDKGVGLGEALVKFKSEEQAMKAERLNRRRFLGTEVLLRLISEAQMQEFGVNFSLMSSERMQDHSQSCERDDHSHSFDSNDPPVYLVGPSENFRHQEEDLRQLDNFRHPQGDFRQPDRHPPEDFRHSPEDFRCSPEDFRRPREEHFRQPPEEDFRCPWEEDFRYPQEEDLRHPREEDWRRPPEEDFRRPPKEDFRRLPEEDWRRPPEGDFRQLPEDWRRPPEGDFRRLPPGEWRRPPEEDFRWPPEEDFRRLPEEDFRRPPEEDFRYSPEEDFRRSPEEDFRRPPQEHLRRPPPEYLKRPPQEHFRRPPQEHFRRPSQEHFRRPPQEHFRRPPQEHFRRPREEDFRHLPNEDFRGPPDEDFRHPPDEDFRSPPEEDFRCPDEDFRRLPEEDFREGPEEDPRLPDNFRPPGEDFRSPPDHFRSHRPFVNFGRPEGGKFDFAKRNMGSFPEGRFMPDPKLNCSSGRVTPIKIMNLPFKANVNEILDFFHGYRIIPDSVSIQYNEQGLPTGEAIVAMINYNEAVAAIKDLNDRPVGPRKVKLILL; encoded by the coding sequence ATGGCTGTAGTCATCCGTTTACTGGGGCTTCCTTTTATTGCGGGGCCTGTGGATATTCGTCACTTCTTCACGGGATTGACTATTCCTGATGGAGGAGTGCATATAATTGGAGGGGAAATTGGGgaggcttttattatttttgcaacaGATGAAGATGCAAGACGTGCCATAAGTCGTTCAGGAGGGTTTATCAAGGATTCATCTGTAGAGCTCTTTCTTAGTAGTAAGGCAGAAATGCAGAAGactatagaaatgaaaagaactgaTCGCATAGGAAGAGAGCGACCAGGATCTGGGGCATCAGGGGTTGGCAGCTTCTCTGATTTTGTTGAGGCTATTAAAGAAGAAGCAAGTAATTCTGGATATGGCTCTCCGATTAATCAAGGTGCTGGGTTTCATACTAATGGTACAGGACATGGTGATTTAAGGCCAAGAAAGACACGACCGTTGAAGGCCGAGAATCCTTACTTGTTTCTACGAGGTTTGCCTTACTTAGTAAATGAAGATGACGTACGTGTCTTTTTCTCTGGTTTGTGTGTGGATGGagtaattttcttaaaacatCATGATGGCCGAAATAATGGTGATGCCATAGTAAAATTTGCTTCATGTATTGATGCTTCAGGAGGTCTTAAATGTCATAGAAGTTTTATGGGTTCAAGATTTATAGAAGTAATGCAAGGCTCAGAACAACAGTGGATTGAGTTTGGTGGTAAAGCAGTTAAGGAGAGTGACGTTCCTATGAGAACTGAAAAACATTCTCCACCAAGAGGAATTAATGATAGACATTTTCGAAAACGATCTCATTCAAAATCTCCCAGAAGAACACGTTCTCGTTCCCCTCTTGGATTTTATGTTCACTTAAAAAATCTGTCTCTAAGTATTAacaaaagagatttaagaaattTCTTTAGAGATACTGATCTGACTAATGAACAGATTAGGTTTTTATATAAAGATGAAAGAAGAACAAGATATGCCTTTGTGATGTTCAAGACTCTGAAAGACTATAACACTGCTCTGGGTTTACATAAGACTGTTTTACAGTATCGTCCAGTTCATATTGATCCAGTTTCTAGAAAACAAATGCTGAAGTTCATTGAATGTTATGAAAAGAAAAGACCAGTGTCAATAGAGAAAGACAGACTTGGACATGTTTCACAAAAATACTCTCAAGGAGGCTATTCTGGCCAGAAACTGTGCATATATATAAGAAATTTTCCATTTGATGTTACAAAAGTTGAAGTGCAAAAGTTCTTTGCAGACTTTTCTCTTGCTGAGGATGACATTTACTTGCTTTATGATGACAAAGGAGTTGGTCTGGGAGAAGCATTGGTGAAATTCAAATCAGAAGAACAGGCCATGAAAGCTGAACGTTTGAACCGACGAAGATTCTTGGGGACAGAGGTATTGTTAAGACTTATATCTGAGGCACAAATGCAGGAGTTTGGTGTAAATTTTTCCTTGATGTCCAGTGAGAGAATGCAAGACCATTCACAGTCATGTGAGAGAGATGATCATTCCCATTCATTTGATTCAAATGATCCACCAGTATACTTAGTTGGCCCTTCTGAAAACTTCAGGCATCAGGAAGAGGACTTGAGGCAACTGGACAATTTCAGACATCCCCAGGGGGATTTCCGACAGCCTGATAGGCACCCTCCAGAAGACTTTAGGCATTCCCCAGAGGACTTCAGGTGCTCCCCGGAAGACTTCAGGCGCCCTCGCGAGGAGCACTTCAGGCAGCCTCCTGAGGAGGACTTCAGGTGCCCTTGGGAGGAGGACTTCAGATACCCTCAGGAGGAGGACTTGAGGCACCCTAGGGAGGAGGACTGGAGGCGGCCACCTGAGGAGGATTTCAGGCGGCCTCCCAAGGAGGACTTCAGGCGACTCCCTGAGGAGGACTGGAGGCGGCCCCCAGAGGGAGACTTCAGGCAACTACCTGAGGATTGGAGGCGGCCTCCTGAGGGGGACTTCAGGCGGCTTCCCCCAGGGGAATGGAGGAGACCACCTGAGGAGGATTTCAGGTGGCCCCCTGAAGAGGATTTCAGGCGACTTCCAGAGGAAGACTTCAGGCGACCTCCTGAGGAAGACTTCAGGTATTCTCCTGAGGAGGATTTCAGGCGTTCTCCTGAGGAGGACTTCAGGCGGCCACCCCAGGAACACCTCAGGCGGCCACCCCCAGAATACCTCAAGCGGCCACCGCAGGAGCACTTCCGGCGGCCACCACAGGAGCACTTCCGGCGGCCATCCCAGGAGCACTTCAGGCGGCCACCTCAGGAGCATTTCAGGCGGCCACCCCAGGAGCACTTCAGGCGTCCCCGAGAGGAAGATTTCAGGCACCTACCGAATGAAGATTTCAGGGGCCCTCCCGATGAAGACTTTAGACACCCTCCTGATGAGGACTTCAGGAGCCCCCCGGAGGAAGATTTTAGGTGTCCTGATGAGGACTTCAGGCGGCTCCCAGAGGAAGACTTCAGGGAAGGTCCAGAGGAGGACCCTAGACTTCCTGACAATTTTAGACCTCCTGGTGAGGATTTTAGGAGCCCACCTGATCATTTTAGAAGTCATCGCCCTTTTGTGAATTTTGGTCGCCCAGAGGGTGGCAAGTTTGATTTTGCAAAGCGTAATATGGGAAGTTTTCCTGAGGGGAGGTTTATGCCTGATCCAAAATTAAATTGTAGTTCAGGTAGAGTAACGCCTATTAAGATAATGAATCTTCCATTTAAAGCTAATGTTAATGAGATTCTAGACTTTTTCCATGGTTATAGAATCATTCCTGATTCAGTTTCAATACAGTATAATGAGCAAGGATTACCTACAGGGGAAGCCATTGTTGCTATGATAAACTATAATGAAGCTGTGGCTGCTATTAAAGACCTAAATGATAGGCCAGTTGGTCCACGCAAAGTTAAGTTAATTTTGCTCTAA
- the RBM12B gene encoding RNA-binding protein 12B (The RefSeq protein has 1 substitution compared to this genomic sequence) — MAVVIRLLGLPFIAGPVDIRHFFTGLTIPDGGVHIIGGEIGEAFIIFATDEDARRAISRSGGFIKDSSVELFLSSKAEMQKTIEMKRTDRIGRERPGSGASGVGSFSDFVEAIKEEASNSGYGSPINQGAGFHTNGTGHGDLRPRKTRPLKAENPYLFLRGLPYLVNEDDVRVFFSGLCVDGVIFLKHHDGRNNGDAIVKFASCIDASGGLKCHRSFMGSRFIEVMQGSEQQWIEFGGKAVKESDVPMRTEKHSPPRGINDRHFRKRSHSKSPRRTRSRSPLGFYVHLKNLSLSINKRDLRNFFRDTDLTNEQIRFLYKDERRTRYAFVMFKTLKDYNTALGLHKTVLQYRPVHIDPVSRKQMLKFIECYEKKRPVSIEKDRLGHVSQKYSQGGYSGQKLCIYIRNFPFDVTKVEVQKFFADFSLAEDDIYLLYDDKGVGLGEALVKFKSEEQAMKAERLNRRRFLGTEVLLRLISEAQMQEFGVNFSLMSSERMQDHSQSCERDDHSHSFDSNDPPVYLVGPSENFRHQEEDLRQLDNFRHPQGDFRQPDRHPPEDFRHSPEDFRCSPEDFRRPREEHFRQPPEEDFRCPWEEDFRYPQEEDLRHPREEDWRRPPEEDFRRPPKEDFRRLPEEDWRRPPEGDFRQLPEDWRRPPEGDFRRLPPGEWRRPPEEDFRWPPEEDFRRLPEEDFRRPPEEDFRYSPEEDFRRSPEEDFRRPPQEHLRRPPPEYLKRPPQEHFRRPPQEHFRRPSQEHFRRPPQEHFRRPPQEHFRRPREEDFRHLPNEDFRGPPDEDFRHPPDEDFRSPPEEDFRCPDEDFRRLPEEDFREGPEEDPRLPDNFRPPGDDFRSPPDHFRSHRPFVNFGRPEGGKFDFAKRNMGSFPEGRFMPDPKLNCSSGRVTPIKIMNLPFKANVNEILDFFHGYRIIPDSVSIQYNEQGLPTGEAIVAMINYNEAVAAIKDLNDRPVGPRKVKLILL; from the coding sequence ATGGCTGTAGTCATCCGTTTACTGGGGCTTCCTTTTATTGCGGGGCCTGTGGATATTCGTCACTTCTTCACGGGATTGACTATTCCTGATGGAGGAGTGCATATAATTGGAGGGGAAATTGGGgaggcttttattatttttgcaacaGATGAAGATGCAAGACGTGCCATAAGTCGTTCAGGAGGGTTTATCAAGGATTCATCTGTAGAGCTCTTTCTTAGTAGTAAGGCAGAAATGCAGAAGactatagaaatgaaaagaactgaTCGCATAGGAAGAGAGCGACCAGGATCTGGGGCATCAGGGGTTGGCAGCTTCTCTGATTTTGTTGAGGCTATTAAAGAAGAAGCAAGTAATTCTGGATATGGCTCTCCGATTAATCAAGGTGCTGGGTTTCATACTAATGGTACAGGACATGGTGATTTAAGGCCAAGAAAGACACGACCGTTGAAGGCCGAGAATCCTTACTTGTTTCTACGAGGTTTGCCTTACTTAGTAAATGAAGATGACGTACGTGTCTTTTTCTCTGGTTTGTGTGTGGATGGagtaattttcttaaaacatCATGATGGCCGAAATAATGGTGATGCCATAGTAAAATTTGCTTCATGTATTGATGCTTCAGGAGGTCTTAAATGTCATAGAAGTTTTATGGGTTCAAGATTTATAGAAGTAATGCAAGGCTCAGAACAACAGTGGATTGAGTTTGGTGGTAAAGCAGTTAAGGAGAGTGACGTTCCTATGAGAACTGAAAAACATTCTCCACCAAGAGGAATTAATGATAGACATTTTCGAAAACGATCTCATTCAAAATCTCCCAGAAGAACACGTTCTCGTTCCCCTCTTGGATTTTATGTTCACTTAAAAAATCTGTCTCTAAGTATTAacaaaagagatttaagaaattTCTTTAGAGATACTGATCTGACTAATGAACAGATTAGGTTTTTATATAAAGATGAAAGAAGAACAAGATATGCCTTTGTGATGTTCAAGACTCTGAAAGACTATAACACTGCTCTGGGTTTACATAAGACTGTTTTACAGTATCGTCCAGTTCATATTGATCCAGTTTCTAGAAAACAAATGCTGAAGTTCATTGAATGTTATGAAAAGAAAAGACCAGTGTCAATAGAGAAAGACAGACTTGGACATGTTTCACAAAAATACTCTCAAGGAGGCTATTCTGGCCAGAAACTGTGCATATATATAAGAAATTTTCCATTTGATGTTACAAAAGTTGAAGTGCAAAAGTTCTTTGCAGACTTTTCTCTTGCTGAGGATGACATTTACTTGCTTTATGATGACAAAGGAGTTGGTCTGGGAGAAGCATTGGTGAAATTCAAATCAGAAGAACAGGCCATGAAAGCTGAACGTTTGAACCGACGAAGATTCTTGGGGACAGAGGTATTGTTAAGACTTATATCTGAGGCACAAATGCAGGAGTTTGGTGTAAATTTTTCCTTGATGTCCAGTGAGAGAATGCAAGACCATTCACAGTCATGTGAGAGAGATGATCATTCCCATTCATTTGATTCAAATGATCCACCAGTATACTTAGTTGGCCCTTCTGAAAACTTCAGGCATCAGGAAGAGGACTTGAGGCAACTGGACAATTTCAGACATCCCCAGGGGGATTTCCGACAGCCTGATAGGCACCCTCCAGAAGACTTTAGGCATTCCCCAGAGGACTTCAGGTGCTCCCCGGAAGACTTCAGGCGCCCTCGCGAGGAGCACTTCAGGCAGCCTCCTGAGGAGGACTTCAGGTGCCCTTGGGAGGAGGACTTCAGATACCCTCAGGAGGAGGACTTGAGGCACCCTAGGGAGGAGGACTGGAGGCGGCCACCTGAGGAGGATTTCAGGCGGCCTCCCAAGGAGGACTTCAGGCGACTCCCTGAGGAGGACTGGAGGCGGCCCCCAGAGGGAGACTTCAGGCAACTACCTGAGGATTGGAGGCGGCCTCCTGAGGGGGACTTCAGGCGGCTTCCCCCAGGGGAATGGAGGAGACCACCTGAGGAGGATTTCAGGTGGCCCCCTGAAGAGGATTTCAGGCGACTTCCAGAGGAAGACTTCAGGCGACCTCCTGAGGAAGACTTCAGGTATTCTCCTGAGGAGGATTTCAGGCGTTCTCCTGAGGAGGACTTCAGGCGGCCACCCCAGGAACACCTCAGGCGGCCACCCCCAGAATACCTCAAGCGGCCACCGCAGGAGCACTTCCGGCGGCCACCACAGGAGCACTTCCGGCGGCCATCCCAGGAGCACTTCAGGCGGCCACCTCAGGAGCATTTCAGGCGGCCACCCCAGGAGCACTTCAGGCGTCCCCGAGAGGAAGATTTCAGGCACCTACCGAATGAAGATTTCAGGGGCCCTCCCGATGAAGACTTTAGACACCCTCCTGATGAGGACTTCAGGAGCCCCCCGGAGGAAGATTTTAGGTGTCCTGATGAGGACTTCAGGCGGCTCCCAGAGGAAGACTTCAGGGAAGGTCCAGAGGAGGACCCTAGACTTCCTGACAATTTTAGACCTCCTGGTGAGGATTTTAGGAGCCCACCTGATCATTTTAGAAGTCATCGCCCTTTTGTGAATTTTGGTCGCCCAGAGGGTGGCAAGTTTGATTTTGCAAAGCGTAATATGGGAAGTTTTCCTGAGGGGAGGTTTATGCCTGATCCAAAATTAAATTGTAGTTCAGGTAGAGTAACGCCTATTAAGATAATGAATCTTCCATTTAAAGCTAATGTTAATGAGATTCTAGACTTTTTCCATGGTTATAGAATCATTCCTGATTCAGTTTCAATACAGTATAATGAGCAAGGATTACCTACAGGGGAAGCCATTGTTGCTATGATAAACTATAATGAAGCTGTGGCTGCTATTAAAGACCTAAATGATAGGCCAGTTGGTCCACGCAAAGTTAAGTTAATTTTGCTCTAA